From the Leptospira sp. WS60.C2 genome, one window contains:
- a CDS encoding nicotine adenine dinucleotide glycohydrolase, with protein MNLRISKFTILIVSICLPLFSESLNLPVITSTSQLQPKSKKFIPVFAMDGKLKTSWVEGAEGEGVGESLQIKYKTPINFRSLSIYNGFGDPKLWAANNRIKKLKITTDSGSEEVVTLKDSLSKQVVELKNEVRAKEISLTIQEVYKGTNTENTAIAEVMFDSDQAGSALIPPKNTWAIGKWKTKSNIARIQLHNDGTCEMGYETAKMLCTWTEKGDKVFVSLEATLPLTNTDILEIKRRGNATDPTIEINGKHEFILNRDEV; from the coding sequence ATGAATCTCCGAATCTCAAAGTTTACAATACTCATCGTTAGCATTTGTTTGCCACTCTTTTCAGAATCATTAAATCTACCAGTCATTACATCCACAAGTCAACTCCAACCGAAATCAAAAAAATTCATTCCAGTGTTTGCCATGGATGGGAAACTCAAAACTAGTTGGGTGGAAGGTGCCGAAGGAGAAGGAGTAGGAGAATCACTCCAAATCAAATATAAAACGCCAATCAACTTTCGTTCCCTTTCCATTTACAATGGGTTTGGTGATCCAAAACTTTGGGCAGCAAATAATCGTATCAAAAAATTAAAAATCACAACTGACAGCGGTAGTGAAGAAGTTGTAACTCTCAAAGATTCACTTTCTAAACAAGTAGTTGAATTAAAAAATGAGGTTCGTGCCAAAGAAATTTCCTTAACCATCCAAGAGGTATACAAAGGAACCAATACAGAGAATACTGCGATCGCAGAAGTGATGTTTGATTCCGACCAAGCAGGATCTGCCCTCATCCCACCTAAAAACACTTGGGCCATCGGTAAGTGGAAAACGAAATCCAATATTGCAAGGATCCAACTGCATAATGATGGGACTTGTGAAATGGGATACGAAACTGCAAAAATGCTATGCACTTGGACAGAAAAGGGAGACAAAGTTTTTGTTAGTTTAGAAGCAACATTACCTCTCACCAACACAGATATATTAGAAATCAAAAGAAGAGGAAACGCAACCGACCCAACGATTGAAATCAATGGGAAACATGAGTTTATCTTAAATCGAGACGAAGTTTAA
- the cutA gene encoding divalent-cation tolerance protein CutA yields MEAKYVTVYTTFSSKEEAKKIAKILISEHLAACANLVDKMESIYVWKDQLEESEEVVCFLKTTLSQSELLMQRLKELHSYDTPCIVVWPILMGDPDYLEWIRNSL; encoded by the coding sequence ATCGAAGCAAAATATGTGACTGTTTACACCACGTTTTCCTCAAAAGAAGAAGCAAAAAAGATCGCAAAGATTCTGATTTCCGAGCATCTTGCCGCATGCGCGAATCTTGTGGACAAAATGGAATCAATTTATGTCTGGAAAGACCAATTAGAAGAATCAGAGGAAGTAGTTTGTTTTCTAAAAACAACTCTGTCACAATCGGAATTACTGATGCAGAGACTAAAAGAATTACATTCTTATGACACTCCCTGCATCGTGGTCTGGCCCATTCTTATGGGGGATCCTGATTATTTGGAATGGATTCGAAACTCTCTATAA
- a CDS encoding glutathione S-transferase N-terminal domain-containing protein, whose protein sequence is MKAKLYTFPISHFSEKARWGLDLANYPYELNQLIPGQHIQTLKPLVNDLYVPVLETDSGVVQGSGAILDLVEESAFGKHASQEEKDMEAKIDTQIGKSLQTLLYHFILDDPEIVGKLFLLNPVSPTEKVGAPEHFELIALSLKRRYKITPKNVDSVKLSLDECCKELTEIYKTKKYYNGNSFGRVDLTLASLMGMLAEPKESPAYPWFASVQMPETFVRWKNDLGYDLLFEKIKEFYREFRIHSK, encoded by the coding sequence ATGAAAGCAAAGCTATACACATTCCCTATTTCTCATTTTTCGGAGAAAGCTAGATGGGGCCTTGATTTAGCAAATTATCCTTATGAATTAAATCAACTCATCCCTGGGCAACACATTCAAACCTTGAAACCGTTGGTAAACGATTTGTATGTACCCGTATTAGAGACAGATTCTGGTGTTGTACAAGGATCTGGAGCGATCTTAGATCTGGTGGAAGAATCTGCCTTTGGCAAACATGCATCTCAAGAAGAAAAGGACATGGAAGCTAAAATTGATACGCAAATTGGAAAAAGTCTCCAAACACTTTTATATCATTTTATTCTAGATGATCCTGAAATTGTCGGAAAGTTATTTTTATTAAATCCAGTATCTCCAACAGAAAAGGTTGGGGCACCTGAACACTTTGAACTAATCGCTTTGTCCCTCAAAAGAAGATATAAAATTACTCCCAAAAATGTAGATTCAGTAAAACTCTCATTAGATGAATGTTGCAAAGAACTCACCGAAATTTACAAAACAAAAAAGTATTATAACGGTAATTCATTCGGAAGAGTGGATTTAACACTCGCTAGTCTAATGGGCATGTTAGCTGAACCAAAAGAATCTCCTGCTTACCCATGGTTTGCATCGGTTCAAATGCCAGAAACATTTGTAAGATGGAAAAACGATCTTGGCTATGATCTTCTCTTTGAAAAAATCAAAGAATTTTATAGAGAGTTTCGAATCCATTCCAAATAA
- a CDS encoding M23 family metallopeptidase — MNCRISSFVYYDSILMRFLLFWIVVLFPLGVLCAEEPLSYCSMNRVCVEFIPQSKGIDVYFHNRIATEFTETSLSVDAILKNMKSSKPLPYLTILKGKKKKKLFQLKTIHPKRKISYKIQYKWILGNFNVSHDSSYVYDLPFDPKLKVRVFQGYHGKKTHTGDNRFSIDFGLKEDDLIFAARPGIVIDVEEKNNEGGFDPKFQQSANFVKILHEDGTIAEYAHLRYMGVVVKRGQSVGVGSILGYAGSTGYSEGPHLHFEVYQPTKILRKKTIPTRFRTQMSDAEMLTEGSLVWRREIGNPLEKKILDVDGISLCDTLDITMTNRCQLTTFSVVSPIYLTLPIVKPDVYTFQLNLRKKDSNINYDYTWDSKKEDWVSSFMIPIQEFQEPLEGEWILNVVSGGVLQKKIEFLVKSI; from the coding sequence ATGAATTGTCGGATCAGTTCTTTTGTTTACTATGATTCCATCCTTATGCGATTTTTATTGTTTTGGATTGTGGTACTTTTTCCCTTAGGGGTGTTATGTGCCGAAGAACCGCTTTCTTATTGTTCAATGAATCGTGTTTGTGTGGAATTCATACCCCAGTCCAAAGGTATTGATGTTTATTTTCACAATCGAATTGCAACTGAATTTACAGAAACTTCCCTATCAGTGGACGCAATTTTGAAAAACATGAAAAGTTCGAAACCTTTACCCTACCTAACCATTCTGAAAGGGAAAAAAAAGAAAAAGCTCTTTCAACTGAAAACGATACATCCTAAAAGAAAAATTTCCTATAAAATCCAATACAAATGGATCCTTGGGAATTTCAATGTATCGCATGATTCTAGTTATGTTTACGACCTTCCATTTGACCCCAAGTTGAAAGTGAGAGTGTTTCAGGGGTATCACGGAAAAAAAACGCATACGGGTGATAATCGTTTTTCCATTGATTTTGGCTTAAAAGAAGATGATTTGATTTTTGCGGCAAGGCCAGGAATCGTAATTGATGTTGAGGAAAAAAATAATGAAGGTGGTTTTGATCCTAAATTCCAGCAGTCTGCAAACTTTGTAAAAATTCTTCATGAAGATGGCACGATCGCCGAATATGCGCATCTTCGATATATGGGAGTGGTTGTGAAACGTGGTCAATCCGTAGGAGTGGGATCTATCCTTGGTTATGCGGGCAGTACGGGTTACAGCGAAGGTCCTCATTTGCATTTTGAAGTATACCAACCAACGAAGATACTCCGTAAAAAAACAATTCCTACTCGGTTTCGTACACAAATGTCGGACGCAGAAATGTTAACGGAAGGATCACTTGTTTGGCGAAGAGAAATCGGCAATCCATTGGAGAAGAAGATTTTGGATGTAGATGGAATTTCTCTTTGCGATACACTTGATATCACTATGACAAATCGTTGTCAACTAACAACTTTTTCGGTAGTCTCTCCTATCTATTTAACACTTCCTATCGTAAAACCAGATGTATATACGTTTCAATTGAATTTGCGCAAAAAAGACAGCAACATAAATTATGATTATACCTGGGATTCAAAAAAGGAAGATTGGGTATCATCATTTATGATACCAATTCAAGAGTTTCAAGAACCTTTGGAAGGAGAATGGATCTTAAATGTTGTTTCCGGTGGAGTTTTACAAAAAAAAATTGAATTTTTAGTGAAGAGTATCTAG
- a CDS encoding M23 family metallopeptidase, with amino-acid sequence MNKFLFSILLFFLTFSITPQSGDKEECIVENTCIILVPIENGYELYLKNKIQNSEISKSIVFNLSVKNLITDYEFPRYIVLKGNDPVFITKLKIDDPTKSNFYSYSVIVNYGDWNAYHDDSFSYSLPFPEGVRARVGQGYNGNFTHTGYLRYSIDFSVPIGTPILAARRGTVVSLVKKYSEGGLRKDLLSKANYIMIQHEDGTIGNYAHLKKDGVVVSEGDFVEEGQLIGYSGNTGFSQGPHLHFEVHKPTKELKIQTIPTHFKTQYNEREILSHMYLYWKPRKGIDPPTTDLLDEDILLCKTNKKDILSNCNDTIFRLGEAYAIQFEFIKPTEKQIELFLSVDGNAVEPYYLKWNTQKDSVIDNRYFEIRNHKHFLGDWRMVVKVDGIEKKRFFFQIKP; translated from the coding sequence GTGAACAAGTTTTTATTCTCTATCCTTCTGTTTTTTCTTACATTCAGTATTACTCCGCAGAGTGGAGATAAAGAAGAATGTATCGTTGAGAATACATGTATCATCCTCGTCCCAATTGAAAATGGTTATGAATTGTATCTCAAAAATAAGATCCAAAATTCTGAGATCAGTAAATCGATTGTGTTTAACTTATCGGTGAAGAACTTAATTACGGATTATGAATTTCCCCGTTACATTGTATTAAAAGGGAATGATCCTGTTTTCATCACAAAATTAAAGATAGATGACCCAACAAAATCGAATTTTTATTCATACTCTGTCATTGTCAATTATGGGGATTGGAATGCCTACCATGATGATTCTTTTTCCTATTCATTACCTTTTCCAGAAGGAGTGCGTGCAAGAGTAGGGCAAGGATACAATGGAAATTTTACCCACACTGGTTATTTGCGATATTCCATCGATTTTTCTGTGCCAATCGGAACACCTATCCTTGCTGCACGTCGAGGGACAGTCGTGTCGTTGGTGAAAAAATATTCTGAAGGTGGCTTGCGTAAGGATTTATTATCAAAAGCCAACTACATCATGATCCAACATGAGGATGGAACCATTGGCAATTATGCACACCTAAAGAAAGACGGTGTGGTTGTCAGTGAAGGGGATTTTGTGGAAGAAGGTCAACTCATCGGATATTCTGGGAATACTGGTTTTTCGCAAGGTCCTCATTTGCATTTTGAAGTACATAAACCAACCAAAGAATTAAAAATCCAAACAATCCCAACTCATTTTAAAACACAGTATAATGAAAGGGAGATTCTATCTCATATGTATTTATACTGGAAACCACGTAAGGGGATTGATCCTCCCACTACGGATTTGTTAGATGAAGATATCTTATTGTGCAAAACAAATAAAAAAGACATCTTGTCTAATTGCAATGACACTATCTTTCGGTTAGGCGAAGCATATGCAATTCAATTTGAATTCATTAAACCAACTGAGAAACAAATTGAACTGTTTCTCAGTGTGGATGGAAATGCAGTCGAACCTTATTATTTAAAATGGAATACCCAAAAAGACAGCGTCATAGATAATCGTTACTTTGAGATTCGGAATCACAAACATTTTCTAGGAGATTGGAGGATGGTGGTCAAAGTGGATGGAATCGAAAAAAAGCGATTTTTCTTCCAAATTAAACCATAA
- a CDS encoding DUF2237 family protein: MDESINVLGGPLQPCSTDPLTGFFRDGCCNTSDEDFGSHTVCVLATKEFLESQKECGNDLITPWPQYAFPGVKPGERWCLCASRWLEAYRNGVAPKVFLESTHKRALEIIPLELLERFAVEPID, translated from the coding sequence ATGGACGAATCAATCAATGTACTCGGTGGGCCTCTTCAGCCCTGTTCAACAGATCCTTTAACAGGTTTTTTTCGAGATGGATGTTGTAATACTTCAGATGAGGATTTTGGATCACATACTGTGTGTGTGCTCGCCACAAAAGAATTTTTAGAATCGCAAAAAGAGTGCGGAAACGACCTTATCACACCATGGCCACAATATGCATTCCCTGGAGTAAAACCTGGTGAACGATGGTGTTTGTGTGCTTCGAGATGGTTAGAAGCATATCGAAATGGGGTTGCTCCAAAAGTATTTTTGGAGTCAACCCACAAACGAGCGTTAGAAATTATACCGTTGGAACTTTTAGAGCGTTTTGCTGTAGAACCAATCGATTAA
- a CDS encoding SH3 domain-containing protein, producing MNFPIYYTMSGYRFTIFILIIGSVSPIFSQNHWDDYIAEKNIGNTYQVFGDNVNLRDSSNLNGKVIKKLSLGNQIKILTKTNQILEQNSVKEHWYKVQAGDETGYLWGGLIADYSFPLEDLTILCKNLGIKSGKLELKILRDSKLVSQGSFEVGPMSNETWNHTIYNAKLFSPSPKVLFAIKFLIFSEIEYGYSNEQVFILNQDLKILPQFSWNPGACDPPACAETWLVFPKETLPEDQKLGRKQYKGKDNTIIELMHSFDIDEPNQHDYYQTEYKWNGIRFQKKEN from the coding sequence ATGAACTTCCCTATTTATTACACTATGTCGGGTTACCGTTTTACAATTTTTATCCTTATCATCGGATCCGTTTCACCCATTTTTTCCCAAAACCATTGGGATGATTATATTGCAGAAAAAAACATTGGGAACACCTATCAGGTATTCGGTGACAATGTCAACCTGAGAGATTCAAGTAATCTTAACGGAAAGGTTATCAAAAAACTTTCCCTTGGAAACCAAATCAAAATTCTCACAAAAACGAACCAAATCCTGGAACAGAATTCAGTGAAAGAGCATTGGTATAAGGTACAGGCAGGTGATGAAACGGGTTATCTCTGGGGTGGGCTTATCGCGGATTATTCGTTCCCTTTGGAAGACCTGACCATCCTTTGTAAAAACCTTGGCATCAAATCAGGCAAACTAGAGTTAAAGATTTTACGCGATTCCAAGCTCGTAAGCCAAGGAAGCTTTGAAGTCGGACCAATGAGTAATGAAACATGGAACCATACTATTTACAATGCGAAACTATTTTCCCCCTCCCCAAAAGTATTATTTGCTATCAAATTTTTAATCTTTTCAGAAATTGAGTATGGTTATTCAAATGAACAAGTATTCATTTTGAATCAAGATTTGAAAATTTTACCTCAATTTTCTTGGAATCCAGGGGCCTGTGATCCGCCTGCTTGTGCGGAGACGTGGTTGGTCTTTCCAAAAGAGACCTTACCAGAAGATCAAAAATTGGGACGGAAACAATACAAAGGAAAAGACAATACAATTATCGAACTCATGCATAGCTTCGATATTGACGAACCAAACCAACATGATTACTACCAAACAGAGTACAAGTGGAACGGTATTCGGTTTCAAAAAAAGGAAAATTAG
- a CDS encoding thiolase family protein yields MKVTQKIVLAAPARTPFAQIGKALAQYPGHHLGKLVGEEVMKRSGLKPTDIDGVIVGEGFANAPNSARVIANLMNLPLEIPCLTVANNCVSGLEAVAEASRRIMLGEGEVFLVIGEESQTSMPFVVKNARLNKKTNSLDSLVKLLPNDLPEGVELRDTLEDGLGDGETSYGMQVTAEILAQNYAIPRETQDKVAYESFKRAFEATQEGRYKPYIMEVKDDEGNPLQADEAVLLREGLVKNPTRMGRAMLMFDNPAMKFDAWKEKYGKDLKKSHGPTVSIFNASPRSDGAAGIIVASEAAAKRLGLKAEAVVTGFKMKGVAPNLMGLGQAEATLGLLEEVGEKVENIDVIEIHEAFAATAVAALEEIKIRTGFDWEKNFDAKKINPNGGSIAIGHPFGATGVRLLHNAIMDFQENKDAKKVLVTACAHGGIAGSMIVERP; encoded by the coding sequence ATGAAAGTAACACAAAAGATTGTACTCGCAGCACCTGCACGAACTCCTTTTGCACAAATTGGTAAGGCGCTTGCACAGTATCCAGGTCACCACTTAGGTAAACTAGTGGGTGAAGAAGTAATGAAACGCAGTGGCCTTAAGCCAACTGACATTGACGGTGTGATCGTGGGAGAGGGTTTTGCGAATGCGCCAAACTCCGCTCGTGTCATTGCAAACCTCATGAACCTACCTTTGGAAATTCCGTGTTTAACAGTGGCAAACAACTGTGTATCTGGACTCGAAGCTGTTGCAGAAGCATCTCGCCGAATCATGTTAGGTGAAGGAGAAGTGTTCCTCGTGATTGGGGAAGAGTCTCAAACTTCTATGCCTTTCGTAGTGAAAAATGCTCGTCTTAACAAAAAAACAAACAGTTTGGATTCCCTTGTAAAACTCCTTCCAAACGACCTTCCTGAAGGTGTGGAACTTCGTGATACATTAGAAGATGGTCTTGGTGATGGGGAAACTTCTTACGGAATGCAAGTGACTGCGGAAATTTTAGCACAAAACTATGCAATCCCGAGAGAAACACAAGACAAAGTCGCTTACGAATCTTTCAAAAGAGCATTCGAAGCAACACAAGAAGGTCGTTACAAACCATATATCATGGAAGTAAAAGACGACGAAGGGAACCCACTCCAAGCGGATGAAGCGGTTCTTCTTCGTGAAGGTCTTGTGAAAAACCCAACTCGTATGGGTCGTGCCATGTTAATGTTTGATAACCCAGCAATGAAATTTGATGCATGGAAAGAAAAATACGGCAAAGATTTGAAAAAATCTCATGGCCCTACTGTTTCCATCTTCAATGCAAGCCCACGTTCTGATGGAGCGGCTGGAATCATCGTCGCTTCTGAAGCAGCGGCAAAAAGACTCGGGCTTAAAGCAGAAGCAGTCGTAACAGGTTTCAAAATGAAAGGTGTTGCACCTAACCTTATGGGTCTTGGACAAGCAGAAGCAACTCTTGGCTTACTCGAAGAAGTGGGCGAAAAAGTAGAAAACATCGATGTGATTGAAATCCATGAAGCATTCGCGGCAACTGCAGTGGCAGCTCTTGAAGAAATCAAAATCAGAACTGGTTTTGATTGGGAAAAGAACTTTGATGCAAAGAAAATCAATCCAAATGGTGGATCGATTGCCATTGGACACCCGTTTGGTGCGACTGGAGTGAGATTACTCCACAACGCCATCATGGACTTCCAAGAAAACAAAGATGCAAAAAAGGTTCTTGTGACTGCTTGTGCACACGGTGGAATCGCAGGATCGATGATCGTAGAAAGACCGTAG
- the ilvC gene encoding ketol-acid reductoisomerase — protein sequence MANIYYDDSCDLNLLKGKTIAVIGYGSQGHAQAQNMKDSGLKVIIGLRDGSKSVKEAKEAGFEVYNVAEAAKKADIIQILAPDTIQADMYKADIEPNLSEGKALVFSHGFNIHYDLITPPKNVDVYMVAPKGPGHLVRRVYTEGGGVPCLIAIHQDATGQAKARALAHASGVGGGRAGILETSFREETETDLFGEQAVLCGGVANLIMSGFETLTEAGYDPEIAYFECLHEVKLITDLIYEGGLARMRFSISDTAEYGDYISGPRVIDAGVKARMKDVLTDIQKDKGAAFAKRWMADTKAGYPEYKKLKEKNAAHPIEAVGTKLRSMMKWLAK from the coding sequence ATGGCAAATATCTATTACGACGACAGTTGCGATCTCAATCTCCTTAAAGGTAAAACCATTGCAGTGATTGGCTACGGAAGCCAAGGTCACGCCCAAGCTCAAAACATGAAAGATTCTGGTTTGAAAGTCATTATTGGACTTCGCGATGGATCCAAATCAGTAAAAGAAGCAAAAGAAGCAGGCTTCGAAGTCTACAATGTTGCGGAAGCTGCAAAAAAAGCAGACATCATCCAAATCCTTGCTCCCGATACCATCCAAGCTGACATGTATAAGGCGGACATTGAACCAAACCTTAGCGAAGGGAAAGCTCTTGTTTTCTCTCACGGTTTTAACATCCACTACGATCTCATCACTCCTCCTAAAAACGTAGACGTGTATATGGTGGCTCCGAAAGGACCAGGACACCTCGTTCGCCGTGTTTACACAGAAGGTGGTGGAGTTCCATGCCTCATTGCGATCCACCAAGATGCAACAGGACAAGCAAAAGCTCGTGCACTCGCTCACGCAAGTGGCGTAGGTGGGGGAAGAGCAGGAATTTTAGAAACCTCTTTCCGTGAAGAAACAGAAACTGACCTCTTCGGAGAACAAGCAGTTCTTTGTGGTGGTGTAGCAAACCTCATTATGAGTGGTTTTGAAACCTTAACGGAAGCAGGATACGATCCGGAAATTGCTTACTTCGAATGTTTACATGAAGTCAAACTCATCACTGACCTTATCTATGAAGGTGGACTTGCACGTATGCGTTTTTCCATCTCTGATACAGCAGAGTATGGTGATTACATCAGCGGACCACGTGTGATTGATGCTGGCGTAAAAGCTCGTATGAAAGATGTTCTCACAGACATCCAAAAAGACAAGGGAGCGGCGTTTGCAAAACGTTGGATGGCTGATACAAAAGCTGGATACCCTGAATACAAAAAACTCAAAGAAAAAAATGCGGCTCACCCAATTGAAGCAGTAGGAACAAAACTACGCTCCATGATGAAGTGGCTTGCAAAGTAA
- a CDS encoding SpoIIE family protein phosphatase, whose protein sequence is MKTVLTTRILLWTPIILIGYFISAQIGFHIAFLNSQVSPVWPPEGVGLASLLLLGPVALPGIYLGATLANFYNNPHFQTAFLIGIGNTVSSYINYRIIKRVTEKADPLYSTKDLLSFLSVGTFPGSFLSALMGVTSLWYWDFLTSTLYWNVFFTWFSGEMLGFLIVAPLLYVWFYPKSKFNLDLSKQIELLLWIIVVYISGSIAFSDEWPLLFLPIPFVIVTSIRFRQFGATLSTVVLSFTAVTLTIEGKGVFARRDDAGLSINDSLIFLDAFLFCISGIAYFLVTATRERERAQETSLKSLQVLNELKEKANEELEQKVLERTAVIQEQRIEIEKQLDMAKRIQESLFPQKEISPNGVEIEFKNIPMMKVGGDLYDIVWKPDKQELGVFICDVSGHGIPAALLSALVKTSLEKWKEDPSDLKENLESIRNQIKPNLREHFVTASLLHLDTVSGLLTFARAGHFPLFIIRKSGALVSLKPMGRIITPIFDILAEEESFQLEEGDLIVMLTDGLTEAREPSSLQMFGEEKLLHLVRDLRNKPLIAIRDEVFQSVIHLSGGIRAIQDDLTLGLIRYTGV, encoded by the coding sequence ATGAAAACAGTCCTTACAACAAGAATCCTCCTTTGGACTCCCATCATCCTCATTGGGTATTTCATTTCTGCACAAATTGGTTTTCACATTGCCTTTCTTAATAGCCAAGTTTCTCCTGTTTGGCCGCCAGAAGGTGTAGGACTTGCTTCCCTCCTACTCCTCGGGCCCGTGGCATTGCCTGGCATTTATCTTGGTGCCACACTTGCTAACTTCTATAATAACCCTCACTTTCAAACAGCGTTTCTAATTGGAATTGGAAACACAGTCAGTAGTTATATCAATTACCGCATCATCAAACGTGTCACAGAAAAAGCTGATCCCTTGTATTCGACAAAGGACTTACTTTCTTTTTTAAGTGTGGGTACGTTCCCAGGTTCGTTTCTGAGTGCACTCATGGGAGTCACTAGTTTGTGGTATTGGGATTTTTTAACTTCTACCTTGTATTGGAATGTTTTTTTCACTTGGTTTTCAGGAGAGATGCTTGGGTTTCTCATTGTTGCCCCATTACTCTATGTTTGGTTTTATCCCAAATCCAAATTCAATTTAGATCTTTCCAAACAGATTGAACTTTTGTTATGGATCATAGTCGTTTACATTTCTGGGTCAATTGCGTTTAGTGATGAATGGCCACTGCTGTTTCTACCCATTCCTTTTGTGATTGTCACAAGCATTCGTTTCCGTCAATTCGGAGCCACATTATCCACAGTAGTTCTCTCATTTACAGCCGTTACACTTACCATCGAAGGGAAAGGTGTCTTTGCCAGAAGAGATGACGCAGGACTTTCGATCAATGATTCTCTTATTTTTCTCGATGCCTTTTTATTCTGTATCAGTGGGATAGCTTACTTTCTTGTGACCGCCACAAGAGAAAGGGAACGTGCCCAAGAAACTTCTTTAAAATCATTACAAGTATTAAATGAACTAAAAGAAAAAGCCAATGAAGAATTAGAACAAAAAGTTTTAGAACGTACGGCGGTGATCCAGGAACAAAGAATCGAAATTGAAAAACAATTGGATATGGCCAAACGAATCCAAGAATCCCTTTTCCCTCAAAAAGAAATCTCTCCCAATGGCGTTGAAATCGAATTCAAAAACATTCCCATGATGAAAGTAGGTGGAGATTTGTATGATATTGTTTGGAAGCCAGACAAACAGGAATTAGGTGTTTTTATTTGCGATGTGTCGGGACACGGAATCCCTGCGGCACTCCTCAGTGCTCTTGTGAAAACATCACTTGAAAAATGGAAAGAAGACCCAAGTGATTTAAAAGAAAACTTAGAATCCATTCGAAACCAAATCAAACCCAATTTACGAGAACATTTTGTCACTGCCAGTTTACTCCATTTAGATACGGTGTCTGGTCTTTTAACGTTTGCGCGAGCTGGTCATTTTCCTTTATTTATCATTCGAAAATCAGGTGCGCTTGTGAGTTTAAAACCAATGGGGCGTATCATCACACCTATCTTTGATATCCTTGCCGAAGAAGAGAGCTTCCAATTGGAGGAAGGTGATTTGATTGTGATGTTGACTGATGGACTTACGGAAGCAAGAGAACCATCTTCCTTGCAAATGTTTGGTGAAGAGAAATTACTCCACTTGGTAAGAGACCTTCGGAACAAACCACTCATCGCCATACGAGATGAAGTATTCCAATCGGTGATCCATCTTTCTGGCGGAATTCGAGCCATCCAAGATGACTTAACTCTTGGACTCATTCGTTATACGGGAGTCTAG